A genomic stretch from Capricornis sumatraensis isolate serow.1 chromosome 4, serow.2, whole genome shotgun sequence includes:
- the DENND6B gene encoding protein DENND6B isoform X7 — MRAPGTPWARFSAWLECVCVVTFDLELGQALELVYPSDFQLTDKEKSSICYLSFPDSHSGCLGDTQFSFRIRQCGGQRRPGHAGEKRGDSGAPASLQREPAHYFGYVYFRQVKDSSVKRGYFQKSLVLLSRLPFVRLFQALLGLVAPEFFDKLAPCLEAVCNEIDQWPAPAPGRTLSLPVMGVVLQVHIPSRADTPEPGPPEPSGHETLLPAPVVLPSVHELDLFRCFRPVLAHVQLLWELMLLGEPLLVLAPSPAVSSEMVLALTSCLQPLKFCCDYRPYFTIHDSEFKEFTTRTQAPPNVVLGVTNPFFIKTLQHWPHILRVGEPKTSGDLPKQVKLKKPSRLKTLDTKPGLYTAYTAHLHRDKALFRRLLKGLQKKRPSDVQTAVLRRHLLELTQSFIIPLEHYMASLMPLQKGIVPWKTPPQIRPFRQDDFLHSLERSGPQLTCVLKGDWLGLYRRFFKSPHFDGWYRQRRREMAQKLEALHLEAICEANIELWMKDKSEVEVVDLILKLRERLVRAQGHQLPVKEATLKRARLYIDTAIGSLPKDLQAVLCPP; from the exons ATGCGGGCCCCGGGGACGCCCTGGGCACGCTTCTCGGCCTGGCTGGAGTGCGTGTGCGTGGTCACCTTCGACCTGGAGCTGGGCCAGGCGCTGGAG CTGGTGTACCCCAGCGACTTCCAGCTCACGGACAAGGAG AAAAGCAGCATCTGCTACCTGTCCTTTCCCGACTCCCACTCAG GCTGCCTTGGGGACACACAGTTCAGCTTTCGTATCCGTCAGTGTGGAGGGCAGAGGCGCCCCGGGCACGCGGGTGAGAAGCGCGGCGACAGTGGGGCCCCCGCGTCACTTCAG AGGGAGCCTGCACACTACTTTGGCTACGTGTACTTCAGGCAGGTGAAGGACAGCTCCGTGAAGCGGGGCTACTTCCAGAAG TCGCTGGTGCTGCTGTCCCGCCTGCCCTTCGTCCGGCTGTTCCAGGCGCTGCTGGGCCTGGTGGCCCCCGAGTTCTTCGACAAGCTGGCGCCCTGCCTGGAAGCAG TCTGCAACGAGATCGACCAGTGGCCGGCCCCCGCACCGGGGCGGACCCTGAGCCTGCCCGTCATGGGAGTCGTCCTCCAG GTGCACATCCCATCGAGAGCGGACACGCCTGAGCCCGGGCCTCCGGAGCCCAGCGGCCACGAG ACCCTGCTGCCAGCCCCGGTGGTCCTCCCCAGTGTCCACGAGCTGGACCTGTTCAG gtGCTTCCGGCCTGTGCTGGCCCACGTGCAGCTGCTGTGGGAGCTGATGCTCCTCGGGGAGCCCCTGCTGGTCCTGGCGCCCTCGCCCGCCGTGTCCTCAGAAATGGTCCTGGCGCTGACCAG CTGCCTGCAGCCCCTCAAGTTCTGCTGCGATTACCGCCCCTACTTCACCATCCATGACAGCGAGTTCAAGGAGTTCACCACGCGCACGCAGGCCCC accAAACGTGGTCCTGGGAGTCACAAACCCTTTCTTTATCAAAACACTTCAGCACTGGCCCCACATTCTCCGAGTTGGGGAGCCCAAGACGTCAG gggaccttcccaagcaGGTCAAACTGAAGAAGCCCTCGAGGCTGAAGACCCTGGACACGAAGCCAG gcCTCTACACCGCATACACGGCCCACCTCCACCGAGACAAGGCCCTGTTCAGACGGCTGCTGAAG GGCCTGCAGAAGAAGCGACCGTCAGATGTGCAGACGGCGGTGCTGAGGCGGCACCTCTTGGAGCTCACTCAGAGCTTCATCATCCCTCTG GAGCACTACATGGCCAGCCTCATGCCGCTGCAGAAGGGCATCGTGCCCTGGAAG ACTCCTCCCCAGATCCGCCCCTTCCGCCAGGAtgacttcctgcacagcctggagCGATCGGGGCCCCAGCTCACCTGTGTCCTCAAGGGCGACTGGCTGGGCCTTTACAG GCGGTTTTTCAAGTCCCCCCATTTTGACGGGTGGTATCGGCAGCGGCGCAGGGAGATGGCCCAGAAGCTTGAGGCCCTTCACCTCGAGGCCATCTGTGAGGCG AACATCGAGCTCTGGATGAAGGACAAGTCCGAGGTGGAGGTCGTGGATCTGATCCTGAAACTTCGGGAGAGGCTG GTTCGGGCACAGGGCCACCAGCTGCCCGTGAAGGAGGCGACCCTGAAGCGGGCACGGCTGTACATCGACACGGCCATCGGCTCCCTGCCCAAGGACCTGCAGGCCGTCCTGTGCCCTCCCTAG
- the DENND6B gene encoding protein DENND6B isoform X6: MRAPGTPWARFSAWLECVCVVTFDLELGQALELVYPSDFQLTDKEKSSICYLSFPDSHSGCLGDTQFSFRIRQCGGQRRPGHAGEKRGDSGAPASLQREPAHYFGYVYFRQVKDSSVKRGYFQKSLVLLSRLPFVRLFQALLGLVAPEFFDKLAPCLEAVCNEIDQWPAPAPGRTLSLPVMGVVLQVHIPSRADTPEPGPPEPSGHETLLPAPVVLPSVHELDLFRCFRPVLAHVQLLWELMLLGEPLLVLAPSPAVSSEMVLALTSCLQPLKFCCDYRPYFTIHDSEFKEFTTRTQAPPNVVLGVTNPFFIKTLQHWPHILRVGEPKTSGDLPKQVKLKKPSRLKTLDTKPGPCSSSPPGTQRQALGAGRGGQWGWHSQRGCPHPQSRARGPLPSPGLYTAYTAHLHRDKALFRRLLKVPLGVGCSPWEGDPGLALRLSPGDPQGLQKKRPSDVQTAVLRRHLLELTQSFIIPLEHYMASLMPLQKGIVPWKTPPQIRPFRQDDFLHSLERSGPQLTCVLKGDWLGLYRRFFKSPHFDGWYRQRRREMAQKLEALHLEAI, encoded by the exons ATGCGGGCCCCGGGGACGCCCTGGGCACGCTTCTCGGCCTGGCTGGAGTGCGTGTGCGTGGTCACCTTCGACCTGGAGCTGGGCCAGGCGCTGGAG CTGGTGTACCCCAGCGACTTCCAGCTCACGGACAAGGAG AAAAGCAGCATCTGCTACCTGTCCTTTCCCGACTCCCACTCAG GCTGCCTTGGGGACACACAGTTCAGCTTTCGTATCCGTCAGTGTGGAGGGCAGAGGCGCCCCGGGCACGCGGGTGAGAAGCGCGGCGACAGTGGGGCCCCCGCGTCACTTCAG AGGGAGCCTGCACACTACTTTGGCTACGTGTACTTCAGGCAGGTGAAGGACAGCTCCGTGAAGCGGGGCTACTTCCAGAAG TCGCTGGTGCTGCTGTCCCGCCTGCCCTTCGTCCGGCTGTTCCAGGCGCTGCTGGGCCTGGTGGCCCCCGAGTTCTTCGACAAGCTGGCGCCCTGCCTGGAAGCAG TCTGCAACGAGATCGACCAGTGGCCGGCCCCCGCACCGGGGCGGACCCTGAGCCTGCCCGTCATGGGAGTCGTCCTCCAG GTGCACATCCCATCGAGAGCGGACACGCCTGAGCCCGGGCCTCCGGAGCCCAGCGGCCACGAG ACCCTGCTGCCAGCCCCGGTGGTCCTCCCCAGTGTCCACGAGCTGGACCTGTTCAG gtGCTTCCGGCCTGTGCTGGCCCACGTGCAGCTGCTGTGGGAGCTGATGCTCCTCGGGGAGCCCCTGCTGGTCCTGGCGCCCTCGCCCGCCGTGTCCTCAGAAATGGTCCTGGCGCTGACCAG CTGCCTGCAGCCCCTCAAGTTCTGCTGCGATTACCGCCCCTACTTCACCATCCATGACAGCGAGTTCAAGGAGTTCACCACGCGCACGCAGGCCCC accAAACGTGGTCCTGGGAGTCACAAACCCTTTCTTTATCAAAACACTTCAGCACTGGCCCCACATTCTCCGAGTTGGGGAGCCCAAGACGTCAG gggaccttcccaagcaGGTCAAACTGAAGAAGCCCTCGAGGCTGAAGACCCTGGACACGAAGCCAGGTCCGtgttcctcttctcctcccgggACCCAGAGACAGGCCTTGGGGGCGGGCAGGGGCGGGCAGTGGGGCTGGCACAGCCAGAGGgggtgcccccacccccagagcagAGCACGtggccctctgccctccccaggcCTCTACACCGCATACACGGCCCACCTCCACCGAGACAAGGCCCTGTTCAGACGGCTGCTGAAGGTAccgctgggggtggggtgctccCCGTGGGAGGGGGACCCAGGCCTGGCGCTTCGGCTCAGCCCTGGCGACCCCCAGGGCCTGCAGAAGAAGCGACCGTCAGATGTGCAGACGGCGGTGCTGAGGCGGCACCTCTTGGAGCTCACTCAGAGCTTCATCATCCCTCTG GAGCACTACATGGCCAGCCTCATGCCGCTGCAGAAGGGCATCGTGCCCTGGAAG ACTCCTCCCCAGATCCGCCCCTTCCGCCAGGAtgacttcctgcacagcctggagCGATCGGGGCCCCAGCTCACCTGTGTCCTCAAGGGCGACTGGCTGGGCCTTTACAG GCGGTTTTTCAAGTCCCCCCATTTTGACGGGTGGTATCGGCAGCGGCGCAGGGAGATGGCCCAGAAGCTTGAGGCCCTTCACCTCGAGGCCATCT AA